In Pseudophryne corroboree isolate aPseCor3 chromosome 2, aPseCor3.hap2, whole genome shotgun sequence, the sequence acgtacatgtaactaacttgtgtccctacggtataccgatCTGTGTGACTTTACATTGGTgtgtccccccaccaccaccaccacctgcttatctgttacctacttggctgttgtatagcaaaccgaagacaaattcctagtatacgcaagtatacctggccaataaagctgattctgattctgattctgggaTACATAAGAATTCAAGATCAAACactcaaatttactaagaatcacgtGTGACAGAATTGTGTTTTCTGAAGGAATATGAAATCGTGTTTAATAGTGTGCATGTTCAATCATGTTTGTGCCCAATtttgagaagcctgcacagatcaataatgtgatctgtgcagtgcttctctatGTATAAATGTAGAAAAAGTAATATTTAATGAACCAGAGCCATGCTCTTGAAGCCATCACTGGCTGAAGTGTGTTTTGTCCCGAATTTGCACTGTATTTAGAAACATGATTTATAGTTAATTTCCATGTTGTATTCTTTGctattgaaagtacttgtgagtttAGTCGATGGTGTATTGACTTCTATTTGCAGATTTGTCTGTGTGTTGCAGTTCAAATCGTGATTTTACTCCTGTGTTTGCCTTTAGGAAAactccacaataaaaaaaaaaaaaggctaagtATGCCCAAGAATGCAAACTTGAGCAAACCCAACTCTTATAGTCACCTACTGCAGAAGTGCCAATAACAAAGAGCAAAATAtcttacatacagtacataattgtggtgaagTTCTATTACTATTTTATATGTGTTCCTATGTACTGTGAtcaataaattgttatattttataaATTGTCATCAAATCCCATATACACTATGTTAATGTGAATGTTATTGGTTGTGCTCTCTTAGGAACAGTGAGTATCTGTACATATTATTTCTTGATATTCCCATTTCTGGCTGCCACTGCCAAGGCCAGTTATTCCTGAAATCCACCAAAATTTAGGGAAACACGGATCCCATTATATTAATAATTTAGAAGGTGTTTCTGAGGTTATAGTTCTCACCCACACCTAGTTACTGCAAACTAAAGTTTTTTGAAGTTTGACCATGAGAATTTCTAGTTCTTAAAACTCTAGAGGTTAGTTGAAGGTATCCATTTTAGCTCATGTAGCTCTCACTAAAAAAACTGATATTAATGAACATGTTAGTCCTCCTTGAGAGGAGCTAATGCCTTCCAAGTTTGGTATGTCAGCTAGGTATGGTAGTACATTGCTTTATGGATGCCCCTAAAGCCAGTTGTTCCAGACCTCCACCATATTTTAGAGGTGTGTTGAACCCTTTATACCACCAATGAGCTCTCAACTGCATCTTGGTACTGGTACTCAAAGTTTTTAAACTTTGACCTTGTGTATGTTTGGCTCCTGGAACCCTAGAGGCCAGCAGAATGAGTTTTCTAGACCTTTACTGGAAGAACTAGAGCCTTCCATCTGTGGAATGTCAGAATGACTCTACTAGCTAACTGGTTCCAGATCACTAGTAAGTTGATCCATTTTTATGGGGCCACTAccaaggccagtggttcccaaactctataTAATTTTAGGGGGCATAGGCTTATTTAATAGTATAATTTTTGAAACTTTGACCCTGAATATCACTTGTTCCTGGAACCTTAGAGAGTAGCTGAATGTACCCCTTTCAGGGTAAgtccacctaccagactcagttattGCCATATTGTACATATggcaatacatatatacatatacatttgtaCAATACATATGTACAAATACATTTGTACATATGTACAAATACAACCATATTGTATTTCTGGTTCCTGTAACTCTAGAGGCTAGTTAGCCACTGTATTACAAAAATGATTATATTCATTTATAGGAACAAAATGGCTTTGGTATACTACTCTTACATATACTTCTAATAGTTAATTACAAACTGCTAATTTTTTTAATGACAGTTAAGACAACTTGTGTCTTTTGTACTATTTATTTCGGTAATGGAGAGCAGGGTGACTATATATATCTGTATTTCTGTACATTCATATTAGCTCACTGAAGAGTAAATCCTCAAATAGCCAATCAATGGTGGACAACTAGTTAAGTCTTTTGTTCGTTATTAGTATCATCACTATTAGTTACAAAAGGGATCATGCAACCATGTAACATATTTGGCATATGGGTGGAGTCAATCGTTGTGTGAACATATTCCTTACaaaactatggggggaattcaaatgtttgaaaagtcggttaggtgtctgttttctcctgtctattagataggaaaaacagacacccaactgacttcaaacaattgaatatccccctatgtattTGTCATAATGCACCTTCCAATTTTTTACTGGTGTGGCAGTGCTGGGACGATGATTCCCTGTAATCAGATTTCATGCAATCCTGAATCTTTTTACTCCCTTGGTTATGCGTGGTCAGAAGGACATATGCTGCAGCCAATGCCTAGTTTACTTAATTCCTAAATCTTAAAATAAAAGCAAATCGGTTAGTAGTCCCGAGTAAAAGATGGGACTATATGTCAGTATTCATAGATACTGGATATCAGTACATCATCCCCTATTTTGTTGTCTCATTCTATCTGTAGGTCAAGATACAGTAGTAGCCAGTCTTATAGAGGCTAATACATGAAGGTGGAAGTAGCTGTACCTGTCTTAATTCCTCCAGATCTGTCTCCCATTCTATTGTGTACATCTCTCATAGTTGTCATGCTGTGGTTTACAAATTGATGAGAACTCATTTTTGATGCTTGTTTCCAACACACCTGCTATTGCATTGATAGGTGCTATTGGTATCACCAGTGGCAAGGTTAAGTCAAGAAAAGTAacttcatactgtatatactgccttATATGGCTTATACACGTCATGAAAATCATGTGGCTATTTGTGTCTTATACTGTGTCATTGCCTCATAGCACATTTGTACTATTCCTACTCCCATGAATCCATAATCAAGGCCAGAGACCATCATTATTTAAGCCATACTGTATGTATGTCCAGTAGTGTTTCAATGGCCTTGGTTTCTATATTATTTTTAGGACCGTCTATGTGGAATATTGGGCGTAAAAGCCTGAGTAAGGAAGGTACAGCAGATTGTGGACCCTATTCAGGTTTAGTCGCTAATCTTGCTAAAAagcgatcaaatagttgctgcccaaaaatagagaaaaaatgccCATTGCTGAAATTACGGATGTATTGCAATGTGCgttctgatcgcaaaaccatacgcaaataccggaacatcgaagagttTTTCTATCTGTGCCAGAAAAGGTCGTCCACAATTAAGCATATGCACGAGGCTGGAAGTGATCATCACTGACGTTAGAGACCCACCCGAAAAACGCtttgccacacctgcatttttttaaacacacccacaaaatgccatgtttcatcccctaaacgctggcttcctgtcaatcaaaatgcaattGTGTTGAAGCACAATGCGTTCACATAAATAATTGATATTCACAGCTGCGCACGCACAATGCGAACGCTGGGTATACGCAGTCATAATCGCCCGGATTGTGATTCGCaacttttgcaatccaacctgaataaggtcctgtgTGAGGAAAGTAAGCATGTGATATGAATCCAGGCAAGCCAGAGGCTCTGAGTAACACAGAAGATACGAGCAAGAAAAATAATCTGAGGGAGGAAGTTTAagtaaaattgtatttaaccaCTGCATTATTTAATAGTAGTGGAGATATAACAGTGTAGAGGGAGAGACTACACTTGTTAATTACATACGACGGTTGTCGAAAAAGTAATGCCTAAATGCTCATAACTCTGAAATAATATGCAACTTTTATTTGAAACTTTGTCAGTTAGTAGTTTAATATGTCTGCTagctatatatgtatttttgttTAGGTAGTCCAAGAAATACCATAGAATCCAAGATGAAACAAAGAGCCATCATTGATTTTATGGAAAAAGAAGGCTGCAGTACTACAGAAATCCACAGAAGACTGAAAAAAGTGTATGGTGAGCATACAATTGACTATAGCAATGTCAGAAGGTGGATGAAGTATTTTCAATAGGGAGAATTGTCCATTTGCAACAAACCTCATGCTGGCAGACCATCAACTGCAGTGACAGCAGAGAACCGACACAAAGTCGATGTCATGATTCCGAAAGACCGTTGTGTGACCATCAGAGATATCAGTGATGAACTTGAATGCAGCCATGGCACTGTAGAAACACTAAGCAATGATTTGGGATATCGTAAAGTGTGTGCTAAATGGGTTCCAAGGCAATATACCAGGGATTATAAGGGCCAGAGGGTAAAAGTGTGCAATGACATTTGCAAAAACTGTCTCCAGGGTCAACATTTTGATGACATTCTTAAAAACGCTATACGTTACTGAGTCAAACACCAATCCCTGGAATTTTTCCAAAGTGGCTTCACAGTTTGGGTTGAGAGGTGGAGAAAATGTTTGAGGGCAGATGGTGTTTTATTTTAGTAGAGTCATTCTGTTACTAAGACTTCAAAGTATTTTACTGCAAATTTTCAAATCTGTATCTATAATACATTTTGAGTTATGAGCATTTAGGCATTACTTTTTGGACAACCCTCTTACATAGATATGGGTTGAGCatgaaagagaaaatagctgttttatgGAGGGTTAGTGTTCAGCAAACATCTGCTACTGTGGGAGGATATAAAGAGCTTAGAGTCTTCATATTTTGTGGGTGGTAAAGTAAACATTGTGGGCTGATTCTGCGTCGGAAGCACTGTTGATGTTGGAGGCAATTAAGCACTGCTCATGAGTACCAGTTGTGATCTCAGAAATATCTTAAAAATATATTTCTTGTTGCAGGGCAACGACAGGTAGGTAGATAAGTGGGTGCACGGAGATGGTCTgtcttatgggtgtgttatgggagagtCATCAGTGTGTAGCTGTAGTGGTTGTGAATTCAGATGCATAATTGTTCACATTGGAAGCCATACTCTGATTAAGAATCTGCACCTAGAatcgggctggtgcaagtttcattgGTGCAAAAGACACACCAAGTGGTATTTGAACATCTAAGTATGTTCAAAGTGGGCATGTCAGtctttgcatatttggatgcagggCTGAACACAATGGTAGGGCTTGTAGTGCCTGTGCAATTGGTAAAAGACACAGGCATAGCCAAATTAACGGGGAAAGGAAGGGAGGTGAGAGGGGGGCTTAGGGGATACTGTTCAATTTAACTATAAAGATAGTAAAGACATTAGAGAACTAGAGGGGTTTGGAGTATGAAGCAGTTATATGGATAATAGGGTTTGATGCAAAGGGAGTGTTGGATTCTGTAATGTTTATGTCTACATACTCTTCCAATGGATAGTCAGTCAAACATGTGTGCACAAGAAGTGACCCTTTATTTATACCCAGTAAGATTATAAACATTATGCAAGCAAATCATACCAACAGAACTTAATGTTCATGCTACAATTTGACATTGGATAGATGCTTTATTACAAATGACAAAGTGGCATAGAACTTCAACTTTCCAAGCAGTTGATCTACTAAAATAATCTACAAACCTcttaaataaaatacatatattataaagaaATGCACTGTAGTCATATAATATCTCATCAGAAACAAAAACAAGGAAATAATATAGTTAGAGGACATTAATCATAGACATCAGTTAATGATTGATTGTAGATTATAAATGCTACTTCTTATTTACTGCATTATTTGGAATGCCTTTACCACTCAAATATACTGTAATGTAATAAAAAATAGTTTATCGTCTGTTTTATATACTATAGATAATAGAAGTTTCTGTGTCGTAAAATATGAATCATAATATGTCTATTCAAGAATCCAAACtgtggaaatagacatgaaatatgTTATATATTCATAGTCATATGCATGTTTCCAATACTCCTTTACATGGTAAATTTGCACCAGTGTGTCTACTGTTACCAAGCAAATTTGCATTGCTCAGTAAGAAATAGCGCACTAATGGGCCGTACACACAGCACGTTGTGCTGGGGGGGGGTGTGATGGGGGAGTgcaatttcttcactccccctatcACAcgactccatagcactgcatgctaatatggacaagattgtccatattagcttgcacgtTTAAACGAGCCAGcaacaacgatgaacgagcgcgggggccgcgcatcgttcatcgttggtccctacacactgaaagatatgaacgatatctcattcattaatgagcgagattgttcatatctttcagtggtatgAGCCAGTGTTTAGGGCCTATAAGCCATGATTAATGTCAGTGTATAGCTCATATGTAATATTGTACAGATGTGTTACTGTATGTATGCGCTATATTATAATATTGCTTGACATTGTCAGACAgttaaggtacatacacactaggtgattttgaGTTCAAAGTAGCTCacatttggcattttgagctactttgagctcaaaatctcctagtgtgtatggccgggtgaTGAGCAGTGAATGCTGATGCACGCTACCGCATAATCGCCGGCCGCCGCCAGCCATCTGCTTGTTTTACCGGCCAAGTGATCCACTTTCCACAGTCACCTTctttggaaagtggttcacccccgtgaaaATCGCTGGGCCAGGTGAAAAtcgcttagtgtgtatgcactgagcgattttccagcCAGCGATTTTTACATCATCGCTCAGCATACAccctgggcagtgtgtatgcacctttaatctGCCAAAATTTGTGAAAATGTTTCTTACATCTTTTGTTTTATGCAACCTTTGAGCTTATGTAATAACCTGCAAGATGCAGAGTATGCCAAGACTCCAGGGAggttgcccatatttttaaagcagcaactaTATAAAAGACATCAGTTTCCTGGTGTTATGTAAATGCAAGCTATTACATAAGCCCCCTTGAATGTAACCGAATTGCTTTATAAAATCTTAAAATAACATTAACTTCTAATTTCTAACATATGACAACAGTATTTTGCATAAAATAAAGTAAAATCTCTTTATATACCATTTAGTAAGGAAGAATAAGGCATCTTTTCAGTTAtcataaacattaaaaaataattttCGTCATTGAGATATAGCAACATTATTAGTTAGCACAGCTCTTGGAGAATCCATCAGGACCTAGCACAATGACTTCCTCGGTGGTGGTAGTAGTGGTTGTTGTGGTGGAAGATGATTTGTCTGAGAAACAGATGTCTTCAGCATTGGCAGATGTCTCTGTGACTGTGTTGATCTTTGCTGGTTTACTGCAGTAGTCCCCAGGATTAAAGTGTTCTTTGTTTGGTATTGTGATTTCACTAGTGGTAATCAAAGTATCTGTGTGGTCACTAAAGGTTTTAGGTTCTTCACCACCAACATGAACGAGGATTGAAGTGGGGGATATGGAGTTTGTGGTTTTAATGTATATTTCACTAGCGCAGATGGATATCATCTCAACATTAACAGTAGTGGTTTCATTTATTTCTAGGCTTTTTACCTCTATGTTATCTATTAATTGTGATGAAATACGGACACTTAGTATACTTGTGCTTTGTACTGTTGTGACAGTTATATTCTCTTCAGGGTGCATTGTTGTTGGTAATATCACATTTGTTTTTGTAGTAAATGGTGTGTCTGTGCTGTAAGGGGAAGTGGTTGTAATGCCTATAGAAGTTGGTGTTGTAGCAGTGGTGGTGGTTGGAGCAGCTGTGGTGGTTGGAGCAGCTGTGGTGGTTGGGGTGGTTGTAACAGCTGTGGTGGTTGTAAAAGCTGTGGTGGCGGGAGCAGTAGTAATTGTAGTGGTGGTGGTTGGAGCAGTAGAGGTGGTAGGGGTTGGTGTAGTGGTTGGAACACTGGTGGTGGGAGTAGGAGTAGATGTTGGTGGAGTGGTGGTTGTGGTTGGAGCAGCAGTGGTGGTTGTGGTTGTAGCAATAGAGGTGGTTGTGGTTGGAGCGGTGGTTGTGGTTGGAGTAGTTGTGGTTAGAGTGGTGGTTGTGATGGGTGGAGTGGTAGTTGGAGTAGTAGAGGTTGTGGTTAGAATGGTGGTTGGAGTGGTAGTGGTTGTAGTTGGAGGGGTGGTGGTTGGAGCAGTAGTGGTTGTAGTTGGACTGGGTGTGGTTGGAGTGGTTGTAGTTGGAGTGGTGGTGGTTGGAGTGGTAGTGGTTGTAGTTGGAGTGGTTGTAGTTGGAGGGGTGGTGGTTGGAGCAGTAGTGGTTGTAGTTGGACTGGGTGTGGTTGGAGTGGTTGTAGTTGGAGTAGTGGTGGTTGGAGTGGTAGTGgttggagtggtggtggtggtggtggttggagTGGTGGTGGTTGTAGCTGGAGTGGTGGTGGTTGGAGTAGTAGTGGTTGTAGTTGGAGTGGTGGTGGTTGGAGTTGTAGTGGTTGTAGTTGGAGTGGTGGTGGTTGGAGTTGTAGTGGTTGTAGTTGTAGTGGTGGTGGTTGGAGTTGTAGTGGTGGTGGTTGGAGTGGTAGTGGTTGTAGTTGGAGTGGTGGTGGTTGGAGTGGTAGTGGTTGTAGCTGGAGTGGTGGTGGTtggagtagtagtggtagtagttggAGTGGTGGTGGTTGGAGTTGTAGTGGTTGTAGTTGGAGTGATGGTGGTTGGAGTGGTAGTGGTTGTAGTTGGAGTGGTTGTAGTTGGAGGGGTGGTGGTTGGAGCAGTAGTGGTTGTAGTTGGACTGGTTGTAGTTGGAGTGGTGGTGGTTGGAGTGGTAGTGGTTGTAGTTGGAGTGGTGGTGGTTGGAGTGGTAGTGGTTGTAGTTGGAGTGGTGGTGGTTGGAGTGGTAGTGGTTGTAGCTGGAGTGGTGGTGGTTGGAGTTGTAGTGGTTGTAGTTGGAGTGGTGGTGGTTGGAGTGGTAGTGGTTGTAGTTGGAGTAGTGGTGGTTGGAGTGGTGGTTGGAGTAGTTGTGGTTGGAGTTGTAGTGGTGGTGGTTGGAGTTGTAGTGGTGGTGGTTGGAGTGGTAGTGGTTGTAGTTGGAGTGGTGGTGGTTGTAGTGGTAGTGGTTGTAGCTGGAGTGGTGGTGGTtggagtagtagtggtagtagttggAGTGGTGGTGGTTGGAGTGGTTGTAGTTGGAGTGGTGGTGGTTGGAGTGGTAGTGGTTGTAGTTGGAGTGGTTGTAGTTGGAGGGGTGGTGGTTGGAGTGGTAGTGGTTGTAGTTGGAGTGGTGGTGGTTGGAGTGGTAGTGGTTGTAGCTGGAGTGGTGGTGGTTGGAGTTGTAGTGGTTGTAGTTGGAGTGGTGGTGGTTGGAGTGGTAGTGGTTGTAGTTGGAGTAGTGGTGGTTGGAGTGGTGGTTGGAGTAGTAGTGGTTGTGGTTGGAGTTGTAGTGGTGGTGGTTGGAGTTGTAGTGGTGGTGGTTGGAGTGGTAGTGGTTGTAGTTGGAGTGGTGGTGGTTGTAGTGGTAGTGGTTGTAGCTGGAGTGGTGGTGGTtggagtagtagtggtagtagttggAGTGGTGGTGGTTGGAGTTGTAGTGGTTGTAGTTGGAGTGGTGGTGGTTGGAGTGGTAGTGGTTGTAGTTGGAGTAGTGGTGGTTGGAGTGGTGGTTGGAGTAGTAGTGGTTGTGGTTGGAGTTGTAGTGGTGGTGGTTGGAGTTGTAGTGGTGGTGGTTGGAGTGGTAGTTGTTGTAGTTGGAGTGGTGGTGGTTGGAGTGGTAGTGGTTGTAGTTGGAGTGGTGGTGGTTGGAGTGGTAGTGGTTGTAGCTGGAGTGGTGGTGGTTGGAGTTGTAGTGGTTGTAGTTGGAGTGGTGGTGGTTGGAGTGGTAGTGGTTGTAGTTGGAGTAGTGGTGGTTGGAGTGGTGGTTGGAGTGGTGGTTGGAGTAGTAGTGGTTGTAGTAGTGGTGGTTGGAGTGGTAGTGGTTggtgtggtggtagtagtagtagtagtagtagctgtgGTAGTTGTTAATATAGGGGATACTTCTGCAAGAACAGAAAAACATAAATTAAATAGTGCATTAATACCAATAATTCATTTCATATGATAGGAGTAGTAATGCTGACTTTAGTGCTAATTATGAGAACCAAGACAAGCATTTGCCTGTAACATGTACCTATTTATAATAGCTGCAGGTTGTGCAGTGCCTATGAGCCTCTGGATTCAGAAACTCGCACACTCTACATCCACTGCATATACTTACCTTTCCAACACATGCACTGCACATATTGAAAATATTGCTGGTGCCATTTTCTCTAAGATCTGcgcatatgcagaagaaaaatgttGATACCACAAAGTTTACATTTaggatattattatttaatattattattattattattattattattattagtagtagtagtagtagtagtagtagtagtgaagtagtagtagcagtagtatcatcatcagttatttatatactGCAGCGCATAAATATTCTGCAGTGTTTTACAGAGATTAAGTAATTTATTTTAGTCCCTGTTATAGTAGAGTTTATCATCTATATACCCTACCACATGGACTCATCGTCTTTTATCAGAAGCTAACTTAATGTATGCTTTTGGTGTGTCAGAGGAAACCAGAGAACCCAGAGGAAAACCAACGCAAACATGGGAGAACATAAAATCTCCACACTCTGCACTTTGGTaaagaattgaactcatgacctctttGCTGTGAAGCGGTAATGCTAACCGAGACCTGAGCGCATATGCAAATGCCACGAAAGGCATCTTTTGGAATAAGATGCCCACCAATGGCTTTTCTGACCTGTTGTAAGCATTGGATCACCATCGTGTAAACCGTGTTGCACTTTTTCTGCTAAGTGCATAAGAGGTGTCACATTAAAACCAGACAAATCAGTGAGAAATAAACCAACACTAAGGCTGAAAAACAaattgtgtgttcacaaatccctgagaagagtacaggggtgtccacattagctacacGTGAGTCTGAAATTTCTCATGctgtacttgtagagaagcctccttccactatTTCTGCACCATTTGCAAATGTAGGGAtgaacagtacaagtaaagatggtgatgatgacataaaagaaattgaggatgctagtgtggaaatggaacaggatgagggggggatatttgtgtactatctgacgctaatgaggatgatgatgttgatgatgttgctTTTGTAAGTCAGACATCAGTAGCAGTAGTTTTTACCCATAATAAAAAGAGAGCCATCGTGATGCCTTGGCATAATATCAAAAAAgcctacccaaatcctgacaatgtttgtgaaggcttaTGCTCCAATTGTGAGGCCAAAATTCGTATAGGTAGGGACGTTAACAATCTAGGCACCTCCCCCATGTTACTTCATTTGCGGGGAGTTCATTACATTTATTTTACAAACTTATAATAatttgtaattaacaccctcatcaacaACCTCCTCATTCGTATTCAGTGGTAGTCCAACAAAAAAAGTGGTTTgtaggggtccaaacaaaccaagcacttcatacACAATAGTGGCAGTCCCTGAcgttgaagtgcttgatttgtaaaactgcatgtct encodes:
- the LOC135039584 gene encoding mucin-2-like, encoding MNTVKFLFGALFLAICFNDCLSQNAQSCSYCNSTVAASCNQQSGYVICSCTADYIGNGFNCTKRVFCDNYPCCPQGYSWNTAQKACVDINECSSSSTNVCLTGCTNTPGSYRCTDPANPPCPTSACPTGNDCIKGQSNTRQCIDPCSNYQELDGSNRLYTMNSTGRFSTDRYYLGWYRYKNGLRLRQGCVAALKCGSLQPYSISSHPSIYDGVKSIALYSNTLSGCYTGQNISVKACPGGYYVYKFSGLLLAEDYCTEVSPILTTTTATTTTTTTTTPTTTTPTTTTTTTTTPTTTPTTTPTTTTPTTTTTTPTTTTPTTTTTTPTTTTPATTTTTPTTTTPTTTTTTPTTTTPTTTTTTPTTTTTTPTTTTTTPTTTTTTPTTTPTTTTPTTTTTTPTTTTPTTTTTTPTTTTPTTTTTTPTTTTPATTTTTTTTTTPTTTTTTPTTTTTTPTTTTTTPTTTTTTPTTTPTTTTPTTTTTTPTTTTPTTTTTTPTTTTPATTTTTPTTTTPTTTTTTPTTTPPTTTTPTTTTTTPTTTTPTTTTPTTTTPTTTTTTPTTTTPATTTTTTTTTTPTTTTTTPTTTTTTPTTTTTTPTTTTPTTTPTTTTPTTTTTTPTTTTPTTTTTTPTTTTPATTTTTPTTTTPTTTTTTPTTTTPTTTTTTPTTTTPTTTSPTTTTTAPTTTPPTTTTPTTTTTTPTTITPTTTTTTPTTTTPTTTTTTPTTTTPATTTTTPTTTTPTTTTTTPTTTTTTPTTTTTTTTTTTPTTTTPTTTTTTPTTTTPTTTTTTPTTTTPATTTTTPTTTTTTTPTTTTPTTTTPTTTTPTTPSPTTTTTAPTTTPPTTTTPTTTTTTPTTTTPTTTTPTTPSPTTTTTAPTTTPPTTTTTTPTTILTTTSTTPTTTPPITTTTLTTTTPTTTTAPTTTTSIATTTTTTAAPTTTTTPPTSTPTPTTSVPTTTPTPTTSTAPTTTTTITTAPATTAFTTTTAVTTTPTTTAAPTTTAAPTTTTATTPTSIGITTTSPYSTDTPFTTKTNVILPTTMHPEENITVTTVQSTSILSVRISSQLIDNIEVKSLEINETTTVNVEMISICASEIYIKTTNSISPTSILVHVGGEEPKTFSDHTDTLITTSEITIPNKEHFNPGDYCSKPAKINTVTETSANAEDICFSDKSSSTTTTTTTTTEEVIVLGPDGFSKSCAN